The genomic segment CATCGGGCAACGGAGCTTGGAGCTGGACCCAGGTGGTTCCCGCCCAAGTCAGCGCCGTGTTGGCGATGGTGAGTTCCGAGGGGAACACTCCCACCCAGGGCCCTGTTCCCGAACCGCTCGGCCAGGTGCTCGCGACGAAGACGCGCGTGACGGGATGGACGACGAGGAGAGGGGCACACAGCGACTGTCCCCACAGTCGCCGTCCCGCGGCGTCACACGTTCGTTGGAATTCCGCGAAGGTCGAGGTGAGTGCCCCTACCTCCAGAACGTCGGGCACTGTCTTCACCTCGGGGTCGGCCACGGCCGACCCGAAGCTTGAGATGCCAATCGCCGCCACAGCCACCTGCGCGAGTCTCATCCGCCGAAGGAATCTCATCGAGCCATTGTACCGCGCCGGATTGTTGAGACACCAGGTTGGTTGTAATCAGCAGCCTGCTTCGACTGCATCAGCTCCCGCCGGGCCTGACTCGGCGAGAGGAAGTGGTGGCGCTCCAACAGCCAGTGCTCGTTGTAGCGCTGTGCCCACTCCAGCAGCGCCCGCCGCAGTTCCTCCACGGTGGAGAAGGGGCGCACCCAGAGCAGTTGCTCCTTGAGGGGCGAATGAAGTGCTCGGCACAGCTGTTGCCCTCGGGACTGCGGACGAAGGACGGGCTGGACGCGTCCTGGTTGCGCTCAGGAGGCAGCGACCGAATATCGGGTAGGCACAGGTCGGTTCACGCAACGTCCAGCCAGAGCGCGGCACCTGCACGGTCTGACGAGACGCTTACCGCGCCCGGGCCAACCTCCAGGCCTTCCCCGATGGCGAGTTCGAGGGTGGGCTCACTTCCAACCGCCGCGATCCGCAGTCGTGACGTCATCGCGAGCAGATAGCCTTGGCGCGCCCGGTCGACGATAAGAGTCTCCTCGCTACCCGGAACGAGATCCACCCACCACAATCGCGCATCGGCTCGGAGCGGCATCTCGGGATCGCCCGCCAGCAACTGGCGACCTTGGCCCGCGAGCTCGCGAGTGAAGTACGCGGGCGCCCCGCCGAACGTGTTCGGCTGAAACCAAATCTGCAGCATTCGCGTCGGCTGGTCGGTGTCGTTGCCTTCGGCGTGGACGATTCCGCTGCGTGCAGAGATCAACTGAGCGGACCTTGGTCCGAGGGTCACGCCGTGCGCCTGGTCACCGTGGTGCGACAATGACCCGTCGACTACGACGCTGAGAATATCCATCTCGCGATGTGGGTGGATTGGGAAGCGCGAGTGCGGCGCGAACGTCGCGTCAGCGAGCACGAGAACGGGTCCCATGCGTCGCCCTTCTCCTGCCCTTGGGCCCACCGTCGCGACGAAGTGATCTCGAAGCGAGAGCCACTGCAGCGTGGTGGTGGGAAGAGATTCGATGGTGCGATGAACGAGGTGGGGCATCGATTGTCTCCTAGGCCGAAAGCATCCGGACAGCGCGAGGGCGCCGCCTCCGATCAGGACGGCGCGCTTGGACAGCGTCACGCCTTGATTCCGAAGGGGGCGTCGAGCACGTAGCACCATCCCTCGTCTGCCCCGCGCCGCATGACGTCCGACTTCATCGTAGTTCTCCTGGGTCCGTCGTCGAATGACGGTACCCACGATGAATAGTTGTTGTCGGCGCGATTGATGACTCCGCGTTTTTGCACATATCGTGTGCGTTCATGCACATTTCATGGGACGAGATCCAGACCATCGAGGCACTGGTACGAACGGGAAGCGTCGAGGCAGCCGGGCGCGAGCTCTTGCTGCGACACTCGTCGGTGTCCCGCCGCATCGCGGGACTCGAAGCGCGGTACGGGGCGGTGCTGTTCGTGCGCGGTTCGCGGCTTGTGCCGACCCCGCTGGCGGCGGAAATCGCGCTCCGCGCCGGATCGATGCGAACCCAAGCAACCGAGGTGGCGGGTCTGATGACCGCGGAGCAGCGGGGACGGCAGCAGCGAGTGGTGATTACGACGAGCGACGTCCTGGCTCCGCTCTTGTTTCTGGCGCTGTCCACCATCTCACCGACGCAATCCGTGGAAGTACTGGTGAGCGACCAGGAGATGGCTCTGGTGCCGGGACGCGTCGACCTCGCGCTTCGTCCGAAGCACGAACCGGGTGGCGCGCTACGTGGACGTCGGCTTGGACGGTTGCGGATCGGGGTCTATCGAAGGTCCAGCGGGACGGCGAACTGGATACTTCCGAGCTCGGCCCTCCGCGCCAAGACCTCGATGCAATGGTGGCGCTTCGTTCCGAAGGATGCACCCGAAGCCGTTCTGTGTGACTCGCTGCTCGGGATTCGAGATGCCTGCTGTGCCGGACTCGGACTCGCGGCATTTCCGAGCTTTCTCGCTCATGGAGACCCTCGGCTCCGATTGGAGAGAGAGCTCGAAGGAGGACCTCCGCTCTGGCTCCTCGCGCCGGCTGTTCGCGAGGGGGCAAGGGGCCTCAAGGGGACGCATGACGCCCTCTTCCGGGCCCTGCGCGCGACCGAAGGGGCCTTCGCGAAGTAGGGTCAGCGGGACACCGCACGTCGGTCCCAACGCTCGGCGAAGATGAAGTCCCGCATTCGTCATGGCCCCCCTGTGGCAGGGAAGATGTCGCCTCTGCCGCGCGCGCCTCGCTCCCTCGCATTGACGCATGCCTGGGCGCGCTGAATGGAGGAGGGCTTGAAGTCCGCTTCCCCTGAGGTTTCGACATGCGCAAAGTCTCGACGCCCACCCTGCTTCTCTCGATCTGCGCCGTCGG from the Myxococcus xanthus genome contains:
- a CDS encoding pirin family protein produces the protein MPHLVHRTIESLPTTTLQWLSLRDHFVATVGPRAGEGRRMGPVLVLADATFAPHSRFPIHPHREMDILSVVVDGSLSHHGDQAHGVTLGPRSAQLISARSGIVHAEGNDTDQPTRMLQIWFQPNTFGGAPAYFTRELAGQGRQLLAGDPEMPLRADARLWWVDLVPGSEETLIVDRARQGYLLAMTSRLRIAAVGSEPTLELAIGEGLEVGPGAVSVSSDRAGAALWLDVA
- a CDS encoding LysR family transcriptional regulator, which encodes MHISWDEIQTIEALVRTGSVEAAGRELLLRHSSVSRRIAGLEARYGAVLFVRGSRLVPTPLAAEIALRAGSMRTQATEVAGLMTAEQRGRQQRVVITTSDVLAPLLFLALSTISPTQSVEVLVSDQEMALVPGRVDLALRPKHEPGGALRGRRLGRLRIGVYRRSSGTANWILPSSALRAKTSMQWWRFVPKDAPEAVLCDSLLGIRDACCAGLGLAAFPSFLAHGDPRLRLERELEGGPPLWLLAPAVREGARGLKGTHDALFRALRATEGAFAK